One genomic segment of Balaenoptera musculus isolate JJ_BM4_2016_0621 chromosome 11, mBalMus1.pri.v3, whole genome shotgun sequence includes these proteins:
- the PHF7 gene encoding LOW QUALITY PROTEIN: PHD finger protein 7 (The sequence of the model RefSeq protein was modified relative to this genomic sequence to represent the inferred CDS: inserted 2 bases in 1 codon): MKTIIGKKKEHQRLRKSAKTRRVTQRKPSSGPVCRLCLQEPGDPEKLGEFLQKHNLSVHYFCLILSSKLPQRGQSNRGFHGFLPEDIKKEAARASRKICFVCKKKGAAINCQKDQCVRNFHLPCGQERGCLSQFFGEYKSFCEKHRPTQDIRWENVGEESCVLCCEDLSQASVENIQSPCCSQTIYHRKCIQKYAHTSAKHFFKCPHCNNREEFPQEMLRMGIHIPDRDAAWELEPGAFSELYQRYQHCDAPICVYEQGRDSFEDEGRWRLILCATCGSHGTHRDCSSLRSNCKKWECEECAPAAEATDCTPENSGDIPCCSSTFHXRGHFCRDTSLEQNPGPSWTDWPGSSSLEKPESSGCRTRAHSWRSKGVKITKSCKKSK; encoded by the exons ATGAAGACTATaataggaaagaagaaggaacatCAAAGATTGAG AAAATCTGCCAAGACAAGGAGGGTAACCCAGAGGAAGCCTTCTTCAGGGCCTG tttgccGGCTATGCCTTCAAGAACCTGGGGATCCCGAAAAATTAGGGGAATTTCTTCAGAAACACAATCTCAGTGTGCATTATTTCTGTCTT ATCCTATCTAGCAAGCTGCCTCAGAGGGGCCAGTCCAATAGAGGGTTCCACGGATTCCTGCCTGAGGACATCAAAAAGGAGGCAGCCCGGGCCTCTAGGAAG ATCTGCTTTGTGTGCAAGAAAAAGGGAGCTGCCATCAACTGCCAGAAGGATCAATGCGTCAGAAACTTCCATCTTCCTTGTGGCCAGGAAAGGGGTTGCCTTTCACAATTTTTTGGAGAGTACAA ATCATTTTGTGAGAAACATCGCCCAACACAGGACATCCGATGGGAGAATGTGGGGGAGGAAAGCTGTGTCTTGTGCTGTGAAGACTTATCCCAAGCAAGTGTTGAAAACATCCAGAGTCCGTGCTGTAGCCAAACTATCTACCACCGCAAGTGCATACAG AAATATGCCCACACATCAGCAAAGCATTTCTTCAAATGTCCACACTGCAACAATCGAGAAGAATTTCCTCAAGAAATGCTAAGAATGGGAATTCATATTCCAGACAG AGACGCTGCCTGGGAACTCGAGCCAGGGGCTTTCTCGGAGTTGTATCAGCGCTATCAGCATTGTGATGCCCCCATCTGTGTGTATGAACAAGGCAGAGACAGCTTTGAGGATGAAGG GAGGTGGCGCCTCATTCTGTGTGCTACATGTGGATCCCACGGAACCCATAGGGACTGCTCCTCTCTCAGATCCAACTGTAAGAAATGGGAGTGTGAGGAGTGTGCGCCTGCTGCTGAAGCCACAG ACTGCACACCTGAAAACTCAGGTGACATCCCCTGTTGCAGCAGCACCTTCCA CAGGGGGCATTTCTGCAGAGACACCAGCCTGGAACAGAATCCGGGCCCTTCTTGGACTGACTGGCCAGGCTCTTCCTCATTAGAAAAACCGGAGTCCTCTGGTTGCAGGACGAGGGCCCACTCCTGGCGATCCAAGGGTGTCAAAATCACTAAGAGCTGCAAAAAGTCCAAGTAA
- the LOC118904174 gene encoding translation machinery-associated protein 7-like — protein MGGQRFLGTHKQARTIKGKIDKLDFIKIKNFCSSKDIIKKIKRQGEGAAGTMLGHEGGKKKSLKQPKKQAKEMGKEDKALKQKKEEEQKKLEELKGKAAGKGPLATGGIKKSGKK, from the coding sequence ATGGGTGGGCAAAGATTTCTTGGGACACACAAACAAGCAcgaaccataaaaggaaaaatagataaactggacttcatcaaaattaaaaacttttgttcttcgaaagacatcattaagaaaataaaaaggcagggggaaggggcagCAGGCACCATGCTGGGCCATGAAGGTGGCAAGAAGAAGTCCTTGAAGCAGCCCAAGAAGCAAGCCAAGGAGATGGGCAAGGAAGATAAGGCACTCAagcagaaaaaggaggaggagcagaAGAAACTCGAGGAGCTAAAAGGGAAGGCTGCAGGGAAAGGCCCCCTGGCCACAGGTGGAATTAAGAAATCTGGCAAAAAGTAA